Proteins found in one Pseudobdellovibrionaceae bacterium genomic segment:
- a CDS encoding DUF839 domain-containing protein has protein sequence MSDSNLLDRRRFLEFMGRTGALAGLAGISTAFLGACTSPRGLGAAIPGLPFTPLLPMTEDDLVLAPGFESRVLIAWNDSVTPGEKFGFNNDFIGVIPINDTETYLWVNHETADPQFVSGHLYYDPAAKKTRAQADLEMRAVGGSLLHARRDEADGDWRIVKNSGLNARFDAHTTIPFANAARVKNSRFAIGTLANCSGGVTPWGTFLTCEENYHHFYGEAVFDEQGRRTLKPPRAQLSWSGFFPRPPEHYGWVVEIDPKTRKAVKHTSLGRFAHEGATCVPTADGTCVVYMGDDTDNECFYKFIATKPGSLTEGTLYVANLEAGQWIPLDPERTPALKARFRSVAELRVRTREAAKLAGGTPLDRPEDCEIDPVTGAVIVALTNNIDAGRPFGQLLKIEETGGDHRALTFKSSTFRAGGTDTGFACPDNLCFDRAGNLWMTTDISDEKMNQGVYAPFGNNALFVIPMKGRLAGQAFRVASAPRDAELTGPCFSPDGGTLFLSVQHPGANSKMPEMLTSHWPGGGSTIPKPAVVAIRGPALDAITKA, from the coding sequence ATGTCCGATTCCAATTTGCTTGATCGTCGCCGTTTTCTTGAGTTCATGGGCCGCACCGGCGCCCTCGCCGGCCTGGCCGGAATTTCAACCGCCTTTCTTGGTGCGTGCACCAGCCCTCGCGGTTTGGGCGCCGCCATTCCGGGCCTGCCCTTCACGCCCCTGCTCCCGATGACCGAAGACGATTTGGTTTTGGCTCCCGGTTTTGAATCGCGCGTACTGATCGCGTGGAACGACTCGGTCACCCCGGGCGAAAAGTTCGGTTTCAACAATGACTTCATCGGCGTCATCCCGATCAACGACACCGAGACTTACCTGTGGGTAAACCACGAAACCGCCGATCCGCAGTTCGTCAGCGGGCATCTGTATTACGACCCCGCGGCGAAGAAAACCCGCGCGCAGGCCGATCTCGAAATGCGCGCGGTGGGCGGCTCGCTTCTGCACGCCCGGCGCGACGAAGCCGACGGTGACTGGCGCATCGTGAAGAACTCGGGCCTGAACGCGCGTTTCGACGCCCATACGACGATCCCCTTCGCGAACGCCGCGCGGGTGAAAAACTCCCGCTTCGCCATCGGCACTCTCGCCAACTGCTCGGGGGGCGTGACGCCCTGGGGAACTTTTCTGACCTGTGAGGAGAATTATCATCACTTCTACGGGGAAGCCGTTTTTGACGAACAGGGCCGGCGGACACTGAAGCCCCCGCGCGCGCAGCTCTCGTGGTCGGGCTTTTTCCCCCGTCCGCCTGAACACTACGGCTGGGTCGTCGAGATCGATCCGAAAACGCGCAAAGCGGTGAAGCACACCTCGCTGGGTCGTTTCGCCCACGAAGGCGCCACCTGCGTCCCCACGGCCGATGGGACCTGCGTCGTCTACATGGGTGACGATACCGATAACGAGTGTTTCTACAAATTCATCGCGACGAAGCCGGGCTCTTTGACCGAGGGCACGCTGTACGTCGCGAACCTCGAAGCCGGTCAGTGGATTCCGCTTGATCCCGAGCGCACGCCCGCGCTGAAGGCGCGCTTTCGTTCGGTCGCGGAGCTTCGCGTGCGCACGCGCGAGGCCGCGAAGCTCGCGGGCGGGACGCCTTTGGATCGCCCCGAAGACTGCGAGATCGATCCCGTCACCGGAGCGGTCATCGTCGCGCTGACGAACAACATCGATGCGGGACGCCCTTTCGGACAGCTTTTGAAGATCGAAGAGACCGGCGGCGATCACCGCGCCCTGACCTTCAAGTCATCGACCTTCCGCGCGGGCGGTACGGACACGGGCTTCGCTTGCCCCGACAATTTGTGCTTCGACCGCGCGGGCAATCTGTGGATGACCACCGACATCTCGGACGAAAAGATGAACCAGGGCGTGTACGCGCCCTTCGGGAACAACGCGCTTTTCGTGATTCCCATGAAGGGCCGCCTAGCGGGACAGGCCTTTCGCGTCGCTTCGGCGCCACGCGATGCCGAGCTGACCGGCCCCTGTTTCTCACCCGATGGCGGAACGCTTTTCCTGTCGGTTCAACATCCCGGCGCGAACTCGAAGATGCCCGAAATGCTCACCAGCCACTGGCCCGGGGGCGGCTCAACGATCCCAAAACCCGCCGTGGTCGCGATTCGGGGACCGGCGCTGGACGCGATCACGAAAGCCTGA